In the genome of Deinococcus yavapaiensis KR-236, one region contains:
- a CDS encoding ABC transporter substrate-binding protein, translating to MKKILKVTTLLLSAALLGASTTNAQTARVVRIGIFPNVTHAAGLVAIERGLFQKELGNVKLEVREFANGSQINEAFAANAIDFAYVGPGPAMNGFLRGLPIKVIAGAAGGGAVLVSRGDVKIVGGVKGLASKKVAVPTRGSTQDISLRHLLKENGLAPTDFGGNVTIVPIDPANMPAAFASKQVDAALVQEPWGAVLEAQGAKLVLNEKRIWKGGDYTTTVLVGNTKFMDANPEITKDILRGHLAGIAFIKKSNAAAQKSISDEIAAITRQRPDRDVLFKALARTKVTWEIDLKTLAEYAQLNKEAGFARDIPDLDKFVDLSLIRSLVK from the coding sequence ATGAAAAAAATTCTTAAAGTCACGACCTTGCTGCTGAGCGCCGCCCTCCTGGGCGCGAGCACCACGAACGCCCAAACCGCCCGCGTGGTTCGCATCGGCATCTTCCCGAACGTCACGCACGCCGCCGGGCTCGTCGCCATCGAGCGCGGCCTGTTTCAAAAAGAGCTCGGCAATGTGAAGCTCGAAGTGCGCGAATTCGCGAACGGTTCGCAAATCAACGAGGCGTTCGCCGCGAACGCCATCGACTTCGCGTACGTCGGCCCCGGCCCGGCCATGAACGGCTTTCTGCGCGGCCTGCCGATCAAGGTCATCGCGGGCGCGGCGGGCGGCGGCGCGGTTTTGGTGTCGCGCGGTGACGTCAAGATCGTGGGCGGCGTCAAGGGCCTCGCGAGCAAGAAGGTCGCTGTTCCGACGCGCGGCTCCACGCAAGACATCTCGCTGCGTCACCTGCTGAAGGAAAACGGCCTCGCGCCGACCGACTTCGGCGGCAACGTCACCATCGTTCCGATCGATCCCGCCAACATGCCCGCCGCCTTCGCGAGCAAGCAAGTCGACGCGGCCCTCGTGCAAGAACCGTGGGGCGCCGTCCTCGAAGCGCAAGGCGCCAAGCTCGTCTTGAACGAAAAGCGCATCTGGAAGGGCGGCGACTACACCACGACCGTCCTCGTCGGCAACACGAAGTTCATGGACGCCAACCCCGAGATTACCAAGGACATCTTGCGCGGTCACCTCGCGGGCATCGCGTTCATCAAGAAGAGCAACGCCGCCGCGCAAAAAAGCATCAGCGACGAGATCGCCGCCATCACGCGCCAACGCCCTGACCGTGACGTGCTCTTCAAGGCGCTCGCGCGCACGAAAGTCACGTGGGAAATCGACCTCAAGACGCTGGCCGAATACGCCCAGCTCAACAAGGAAGCGGGCTTCGCGCGGGACATCCCCGATCTCGACAAGTTCGTGGACCTCTCGCTCATTCGAAGCCTCGTGAAGTGA
- a CDS encoding alpha/beta fold hydrolase, translating to MITEPNFVLLHGLGSSSHLWVHVAENLAGVRPLHPDLPGFGSEQASRARDVAGLADFVASCVHRAGFERFVLVAHDFAAGIAVEVAARGLSGLVGLGLVSPAPLRAELPRDLLDRLMSLPGDEAALRAYYRSAVNRECALEDVETLVRDGVRCDPHEWRAWLTERRDLREEASRVTVPTLILTSDAAFDEGDFSNLKEVTRLHLEGVGAYPALEAPRQVTKHLLHWTRTTLRDVTDGSNAQ from the coding sequence ATGATTACCGAACCGAACTTCGTTTTGTTGCACGGCCTGGGATCGTCGAGCCACTTGTGGGTGCATGTCGCCGAAAACCTCGCCGGCGTGCGTCCGCTTCACCCGGACTTGCCGGGTTTCGGCAGCGAGCAAGCTTCGCGCGCGCGTGACGTGGCCGGGTTGGCCGACTTCGTGGCAAGTTGCGTGCATCGAGCAGGCTTCGAGCGCTTCGTGCTCGTCGCGCACGACTTCGCTGCCGGAATCGCGGTGGAGGTCGCGGCGCGAGGGCTGTCGGGCCTCGTCGGCCTCGGCCTCGTCTCCCCTGCTCCGCTGCGCGCCGAGTTGCCGCGCGACCTGCTCGACCGTCTGATGTCGCTGCCAGGCGACGAGGCGGCCTTGCGCGCCTACTACCGAAGCGCCGTGAATCGCGAGTGCGCCTTAGAAGACGTGGAGACGCTCGTACGAGACGGCGTGCGCTGTGATCCGCACGAATGGCGCGCGTGGCTCACCGAGCGACGCGACTTGCGCGAAGAGGCGTCGCGCGTGACCGTCCCGACCTTGATCCTCACGAGCGACGCGGCATTCGACGAGGGCGACTTCTCGAATCTGAAGGAAGTGACGCGTCTGCACCTCGAAGGAGTGGGCGCGTACCCGGCGTTGGAGGCCCCGAGGCAGGTGACGAAGCACCTCCTGCATTGGACGAGGACGACGCTGCGTGACGTGACGGACGGCTCGAACGCTCAGTAG
- the sat gene encoding sulfate adenylyltransferase has translation MTLIADSLPRPLGGSLVWRVGGLDAAELAELPRLELGARNLADLELIATGVYSPLTGFMGEADYLGVIERMRLASGVPWSVPITLGVNREDARRYRGRVALTRAGEIVGVLDVREQYSARKSVEAREVYRTQDEAHPGVAALYAQGDVNLAGDVTLLRLDRGPFPSHHHTPRETRDAFAARGWRTVVAFQTRNPIHRAHEYLHKVALEQVDGLFLHPLVGETKSDDVPARVRMKAYEALLEHYYPGTRTLLSVYPAAMRYAGPREAVLHALSRRNYGVTHFIVGRDHAGVGNYYGTYDAQEIFSAFSREELDVEILKFEHTFYCRKCTQLVSPRTCPHDHGHHLVLSGTKVRELLRSGASLPSEFTRPEVAEVLRAAYTEK, from the coding sequence TTGACGTTGATCGCCGATTCGTTGCCGCGCCCCTTGGGCGGCTCGCTCGTATGGCGCGTCGGGGGCTTGGATGCCGCCGAACTCGCGGAACTTCCTCGGTTGGAACTCGGCGCGCGTAACCTCGCCGACCTCGAACTCATCGCGACGGGCGTGTACTCGCCCCTCACCGGCTTCATGGGTGAGGCCGACTACTTGGGCGTCATCGAGCGCATGCGTCTCGCCAGCGGCGTGCCGTGGAGCGTGCCGATCACCCTCGGCGTGAATCGCGAGGACGCGCGGCGGTACCGTGGTCGGGTCGCCCTCACGCGCGCAGGCGAAATCGTGGGCGTGCTGGACGTGCGCGAGCAGTACAGCGCCCGCAAGAGCGTCGAGGCGCGCGAAGTGTACCGAACGCAAGACGAGGCGCATCCCGGCGTGGCCGCGTTGTACGCACAAGGCGACGTCAACCTCGCGGGCGACGTGACCTTGCTGCGGCTCGACCGCGGGCCGTTTCCGTCGCATCATCACACGCCGAGGGAAACGCGGGACGCGTTCGCGGCGCGAGGTTGGCGCACCGTCGTCGCGTTTCAAACCCGCAACCCCATCCACCGCGCTCACGAGTACCTGCACAAAGTCGCGTTGGAGCAGGTGGACGGCCTCTTTTTGCATCCGCTCGTCGGCGAGACGAAGTCGGACGACGTTCCCGCGCGGGTGCGCATGAAAGCGTACGAAGCGCTGTTGGAGCACTACTACCCGGGCACGCGAACGCTGTTGAGCGTGTACCCGGCGGCGATGAGGTACGCGGGGCCGCGCGAGGCGGTGCTGCACGCGCTGTCTCGGCGCAACTACGGCGTGACGCACTTCATCGTGGGACGCGACCACGCGGGCGTCGGCAATTACTACGGAACGTACGACGCGCAAGAGATCTTCTCGGCGTTTTCGCGCGAGGAGCTCGACGTGGAGATCTTGAAGTTCGAGCACACCTTCTACTGCCGTAAGTGCACGCAGCTCGTGTCGCCACGTACCTGCCCGCACGACCACGGACATCACCTCGTGCTGAGCGGCACGAAGGTGCGAGAGTTGCTCCGTTCCGGAGCGTCCCTGCCCTCCGAGTTCACGCGGCCCGAAGTGGCCGAGGTCCTCCGCGCGGCGTACACCGAGAAGTGA
- a CDS encoding ABC transporter permease, translated as MTTLPAPVRRRSHGWISQLVGVAALLLVWWFFTKVRPLFPSYVLPAPDAVLKELQYGLFGELPDGRLGVSIINSLRRVAIGYVTALALGLGFGMVLAASKSVRDVVGGWLTAVQSIPSIAFVPFAILLFGLNDRAVLFVVILEGFIPVTLAVSSALQNVPPGWRTAGRTLGASSTQLFTKVLLPASLPNLATGARLAWSFSWRALIGAELLTANPGLGQALEIGRNTANMALVLATILIVGVLGGLFDAVLHVLETRVRRNYGLEVLS; from the coding sequence GTGACGACGCTTCCCGCACCCGTTCGGCGCCGATCGCACGGTTGGATTTCCCAACTCGTCGGCGTGGCCGCCTTGCTGCTCGTGTGGTGGTTTTTCACCAAGGTTCGGCCTCTCTTTCCGTCGTACGTCCTGCCCGCCCCGGACGCCGTGTTGAAAGAGCTGCAGTACGGCCTGTTCGGCGAGCTGCCCGACGGGCGTCTGGGAGTCTCCATCATCAATTCGCTCCGGCGTGTCGCGATCGGGTACGTGACGGCGCTCGCGCTCGGCCTCGGCTTCGGCATGGTGCTCGCCGCTTCGAAGAGCGTGCGTGACGTCGTCGGCGGGTGGCTGACAGCCGTTCAGAGCATTCCCAGCATCGCCTTCGTGCCGTTCGCGATCTTGCTGTTCGGCCTCAACGACCGCGCGGTGCTGTTCGTGGTGATCCTCGAGGGGTTCATTCCGGTGACGCTCGCCGTGTCGAGCGCCCTGCAAAACGTTCCGCCCGGCTGGCGCACGGCGGGGCGGACGCTCGGGGCCTCCAGCACGCAGTTGTTCACGAAGGTCCTGCTGCCCGCCAGCTTGCCGAACCTCGCGACGGGCGCGCGGCTCGCGTGGAGCTTCTCTTGGCGCGCTTTGATCGGGGCGGAATTGCTCACGGCGAATCCCGGGCTCGGGCAAGCGCTGGAAATCGGGCGCAACACCGCGAACATGGCCCTCGTTCTCGCGACGATCCTCATCGTCGGCGTGCTCGGCGGCTTGTTCGACGCCGTATTGCACGTGCTGGAAACGCGGGTGCGTCGAAATTACGGCCTGGAGGTGTTGTCATGA
- a CDS encoding phosphoadenylyl-sulfate reductase produces MSLPSFEAGTSPLEVIAWALETHPDLVMPSAFNLNGVVLIDLAARVGFRGEVLFVDTGYHFPETLATRDRLAERYASLDFVTLSADLPDDRLFLTDVDGCCAARKVAPLQAYLAEKRPSALLNARSREQTTDRAEIPFVEEGARRKINPLAHMTRTTLEQYARHHDLPVNPLYWDGFLSVGCAPCTRAVRPGEDARAGRWAGQGKTECGLWVGEQAL; encoded by the coding sequence GTGAGCTTGCCGTCGTTTGAAGCGGGTACGTCTCCGCTGGAGGTGATCGCCTGGGCGCTCGAAACGCATCCCGACCTCGTCATGCCGAGCGCGTTCAACCTCAACGGCGTCGTCCTGATCGACTTGGCCGCGCGCGTCGGCTTTCGAGGCGAGGTGCTGTTCGTCGACACGGGCTATCACTTTCCCGAGACGCTGGCGACGCGCGACCGCCTCGCCGAGCGTTACGCGTCGCTCGACTTCGTGACCTTGAGCGCGGACCTTCCCGACGACCGGCTGTTTTTGACGGACGTGGACGGTTGCTGCGCGGCGCGCAAAGTGGCGCCGCTTCAAGCGTACCTCGCCGAGAAGCGTCCGAGCGCCTTGCTGAACGCCCGGAGCCGCGAGCAGACGACGGACCGCGCCGAGATTCCCTTCGTGGAGGAAGGTGCTCGGCGCAAGATCAATCCGCTCGCGCACATGACGCGAACGACGCTCGAGCAGTACGCGCGGCACCATGACCTGCCCGTGAATCCCTTGTACTGGGACGGCTTCTTGTCGGTCGGATGCGCGCCGTGTACGCGAGCGGTTCGCCCCGGCGAGGACGCGCGGGCGGGTCGCTGGGCGGGCCAGGGCAAGACCGAGTGCGGCCTGTGGGTCGGAGAGCAAGCTCTTTGA
- a CDS encoding branched-chain amino acid ABC transporter substrate-binding protein → MKKTRLLNAVLLTAFLLTPGVSAARVKIALITPQSGPLAPQGDSAKLGAQLALADLKGELDKADLQVSLEVFDEQNATVAASAAKDIAADPLMLGVLGPTFSGAAMLVSEVLRPARVPMITASATANEITDRAYSNVNRLVARSDAQGAVIAQYLSDDTARRRVLVVSDNTTFGNSLADEFRDGARGKSLTILGRINGPKADFSDILDAVKSNRPDAVFFSGNPDVAINFLKALKAADISLPVVGGSTFEDPGVLRTAIGLGQELTYTTTFGTINRFSAATEFTTRYRAAFDKTPNIFSVFMYDATRTMLAALLDARARANRTPTRTQVAAAVRRVRLTDAVTGSISFNARGDRAVAPLFVMRLAKGSTFPDTLEVHLVRPSR, encoded by the coding sequence GTGAAGAAAACTCGACTTTTGAACGCCGTGCTGCTCACGGCGTTCCTTCTCACGCCGGGTGTCAGTGCCGCCCGCGTCAAGATCGCGCTCATCACACCTCAAAGCGGGCCGCTCGCGCCTCAAGGCGACTCGGCGAAGCTCGGCGCGCAACTCGCCCTCGCCGACCTCAAGGGCGAGCTCGACAAGGCCGACTTGCAAGTCAGCCTCGAGGTGTTCGACGAGCAAAATGCGACGGTCGCCGCGAGCGCCGCGAAGGACATCGCCGCCGATCCTTTGATGCTGGGCGTGCTCGGCCCGACCTTTTCGGGCGCGGCCATGCTCGTCTCGGAGGTGCTGCGGCCCGCCCGCGTGCCGATGATCACCGCTTCCGCGACGGCCAACGAGATCACCGACCGCGCCTACTCGAACGTGAACCGCCTCGTCGCGCGCAGCGACGCGCAAGGCGCCGTGATCGCGCAGTATCTGTCGGACGACACGGCGCGCCGCCGCGTTCTCGTCGTGTCGGACAACACGACCTTCGGCAACTCGCTCGCCGACGAGTTTCGCGACGGCGCGCGCGGCAAGAGCCTCACGATTCTCGGGCGCATCAACGGCCCGAAGGCGGACTTTTCCGACATCTTGGACGCCGTGAAGTCGAACCGACCGGACGCGGTGTTCTTCAGCGGCAACCCCGACGTCGCCATCAACTTCCTGAAAGCCCTCAAGGCGGCGGACATCAGCTTGCCTGTCGTGGGCGGAAGCACCTTCGAGGACCCGGGGGTGCTCCGCACGGCGATCGGCCTCGGCCAAGAGCTCACGTACACGACGACGTTCGGGACGATCAACCGCTTCAGCGCCGCCACGGAGTTCACGACCCGCTACCGCGCCGCCTTCGACAAGACCCCGAACATCTTCAGCGTGTTCATGTACGACGCGACCCGTACGATGTTGGCAGCGCTGCTCGACGCGCGCGCCCGCGCGAATCGCACGCCGACCCGCACGCAAGTCGCGGCCGCCGTTCGCCGCGTGCGCCTCACGGACGCCGTCACGGGATCCATCAGCTTCAACGCTCGCGGCGACCGTGCCGTCGCGCCGCTGTTCGTCATGCGTCTCGCCAAGGGATCGACGTTTCCCGACACGCTCGAAGTGCACCTCGTGCGACCGTCGCGCTGA
- a CDS encoding ABC transporter ATP-binding protein: protein MNFASTNVPTARPALSGVGVSYRYASNEGIGPLDFVVPEGQFVGVVGESGSGKSTLLGLLAGFLKPQQGTLDVLGESARGPARDVTLVQQEHALFPWKDVLGNVAFGLEVRGVPSKEREERALESLRLVGLEALARRRVHELSGGQRQRVSLARALAVRPKVLLLDEPFSALDASTREDLGETLRRVWQAQGFTVVLVTHHLDEALALAERVVALRRGAVVLEAEVRALDLATLRAALTHD from the coding sequence ATGAACTTCGCGTCGACGAACGTCCCGACGGCGCGCCCCGCTTTGAGCGGCGTGGGCGTCTCGTACCGTTACGCGTCGAACGAAGGCATCGGTCCGCTCGACTTCGTGGTACCCGAAGGGCAATTCGTGGGCGTCGTCGGCGAGTCGGGCAGCGGAAAGTCGACGCTGCTGGGCCTCCTGGCAGGTTTCTTGAAGCCGCAGCAAGGAACGCTCGACGTGCTGGGCGAGTCCGCGCGCGGACCGGCGCGTGACGTGACGCTCGTTCAGCAGGAGCACGCGCTGTTTCCGTGGAAGGACGTGCTCGGCAACGTCGCCTTCGGGTTGGAAGTGCGCGGCGTGCCGAGCAAGGAACGCGAGGAACGCGCCCTCGAATCGCTTCGGCTTGTCGGACTCGAGGCGTTGGCGCGCCGCCGTGTGCACGAGCTCAGCGGCGGGCAACGTCAACGCGTGTCGCTCGCCCGCGCGCTCGCGGTGCGTCCGAAGGTGCTGCTGCTCGACGAGCCGTTCAGCGCGCTCGACGCGAGCACGCGCGAGGACCTCGGCGAGACGTTGCGGCGCGTATGGCAAGCACAAGGCTTCACGGTCGTTCTCGTGACGCACCACCTCGACGAAGCCCTCGCGCTCGCCGAGCGGGTCGTGGCTTTGCGCCGGGGTGCGGTCGTGCTGGAAGCCGAGGTGCGCGCCCTGGATCTCGCGACCTTGCGCGCCGCCTTGACGCACGATTGA
- a CDS encoding ABC transporter substrate-binding protein, translating to MRRSYWLTTILCLTVSASAQQATTVRLGFFPNLTHAAALVALERGYFQKELGKVKLEAREFVAGTALNEAFAAGQIDVAYIGPGPAINGFTRGLPMQIVAGASNAGAVLVARSDVKITGVKDLAGKRVAVPSLGNTQDISLRHLLKENGLRSQTDGGNVTVVPVAPADVAAAFASKQIDAALVPEPWGALLETRGGRVVGSEKTIWRGGDYPTTLMIVNTKFAAQNPDLVKAMLRAHLAAVRFVNTSKPAAQTAIARKLKELTGESVDARVLQRALARTEITASFDLDALKEYGELNKEAGYTRTLPDWEKLVNLELLKSLGGR from the coding sequence ATGCGACGAAGTTACTGGTTGACGACGATTTTATGCCTCACCGTGAGCGCGAGCGCTCAGCAGGCCACGACGGTGAGGCTCGGCTTTTTCCCGAACCTCACGCACGCCGCCGCCCTCGTCGCACTGGAACGCGGGTACTTCCAAAAGGAGCTCGGCAAAGTCAAGCTCGAAGCTCGTGAGTTCGTCGCCGGAACCGCCCTCAACGAAGCCTTCGCGGCCGGGCAGATCGACGTCGCCTACATCGGCCCCGGTCCCGCCATCAACGGCTTCACGCGCGGTTTGCCCATGCAAATCGTGGCGGGCGCGAGCAACGCGGGCGCCGTGCTCGTCGCCCGTTCGGACGTCAAGATCACGGGCGTCAAAGACCTCGCCGGGAAGCGCGTGGCCGTGCCCTCCCTCGGCAACACCCAAGACATCTCGCTGCGCCACCTGCTCAAAGAAAACGGGCTGCGCTCGCAAACGGACGGCGGCAACGTCACCGTCGTTCCGGTCGCGCCCGCCGACGTCGCCGCCGCCTTCGCCAGCAAGCAGATCGACGCGGCCCTCGTGCCCGAACCGTGGGGCGCCTTGCTCGAAACGCGCGGCGGGCGGGTCGTCGGAAGCGAAAAGACGATTTGGCGCGGCGGCGACTACCCGACCACCCTCATGATCGTGAACACCAAGTTCGCCGCGCAGAATCCCGACCTCGTCAAGGCGATGCTGCGCGCCCACCTCGCCGCCGTGCGCTTCGTGAACACCAGCAAACCGGCCGCGCAAACGGCGATCGCGCGCAAGCTCAAAGAGCTCACGGGCGAAAGCGTCGACGCGCGGGTGCTGCAACGCGCCCTCGCCCGAACGGAGATCACCGCGAGCTTCGACCTCGACGCCCTCAAGGAATACGGCGAGCTCAACAAGGAGGCAGGCTACACGCGCACCTTGCCCGACTGGGAAAAGCTCGTGAACCTCGAACTTCTCAAGTCGCTGGGGGGACGCTGA